One bacterium genomic region harbors:
- a CDS encoding alpha-ketoacid dehydrogenase subunit beta has protein sequence MASIAQAIRMALHVGETQLGVQDIFGEDVGPPLGGVFTCTQGLEKAWNSPLDERGIIGMAMGLALAEQKPVAEIQFVDYIFNTIDLMKLAGNTCWTTNGEFNIDMVVMSPTGSGVHGSVYHSHSFESIATHMPGWKVIIVSNPLDAYGLLISAIKDPNPVLFMYPKALIRTQTDDVIPGAPKDQKELSKMIDAPLGDRSQWKPEWPKTEVMEIPIGRAKKYTSGDKLTVISYGRTLPLAVNAARKINENRGSEDIEVMDLRTIYPYDWDAIKTSVEKTGRVLVVNEDTEVTNFGEHLIRRIANDCFYHLQAPPKLLAGANTPGVGLAWTLEQVQVPQEDSIEKAMTELLSLEA, from the coding sequence ATGGCATCGATCGCACAAGCCATTAGAATGGCACTTCATGTTGGAGAAACACAGTTGGGTGTTCAAGATATTTTTGGTGAAGATGTGGGACCTCCTTTGGGCGGTGTCTTTACTTGCACGCAAGGTTTAGAAAAAGCCTGGAACTCACCGCTTGATGAGCGCGGTATCATTGGCATGGCCATGGGCTTGGCTTTGGCTGAACAAAAGCCTGTTGCTGAAATTCAGTTTGTGGATTATATTTTTAACACCATTGACTTGATGAAGTTGGCCGGCAATACTTGTTGGACCACCAATGGTGAGTTTAACATTGATATGGTGGTGATGAGTCCTACGGGTTCAGGCGTACATGGTTCTGTCTATCACTCACATTCATTTGAATCAATTGCAACCCATATGCCGGGGTGGAAAGTCATCATTGTATCAAATCCTTTAGATGCTTATGGTTTATTGATTTCAGCCATTAAAGACCCAAATCCTGTTTTATTTATGTATCCTAAGGCATTGATTCGTACCCAAACAGATGATGTGATTCCTGGTGCGCCCAAAGATCAGAAAGAGCTTTCTAAAATGATCGATGCACCTTTGGGTGATCGTAGTCAATGGAAACCCGAGTGGCCAAAAACAGAAGTCATGGAAATTCCAATTGGCAGAGCAAAAAAATATACCAGTGGTGATAAACTGACGGTAATCAGCTATGGTAGAACCCTTCCCTTGGCTGTTAATGCTGCTAGAAAAATCAATGAGAATCGTGGCAGCGAAGACATTGAAGTCATGGACTTACGCACCATTTACCCCTATGACTGGGATGCCATTAAAACATCGGTAGAAAAAACCGGTAGAGTTTTGGTGGTCAATGAAGACACTGAAGTCACTAACTTTGGTGAACATCTCATCCGCAGAATAGCCAATGACTGCTTTTATCACTTGCAAGCTCCTCCAAAACTTTTGGCTGGTGCAAATACACCGGGTGTAGGTTTGGCTTGGACACTTGAACAAGTGCAAGTGCCTCAGGAAGATAGCATTGAAAAAGCCATGACTGAGCTTTTAAGTTTGGAAGCTTAA
- a CDS encoding thiamine pyrophosphate-dependent enzyme, with amino-acid sequence MIDKALKKQLFTNMVRTRAMEERLIKMAKSSDGYFWIGGPGEEGFNVPLGTLVNKGYGIDYDYTHFHYRSSGCIIGMGAEPISLIRQMASVKTDPYSGGRHFVNHPAIKKWNVCPVNAPIETQYSFAIGTAKAQRNSKKGITIVTGGDAGTAEGDFATCLVWASRPEEELPMLIVVTNNRFGISTPYSEVNGTKSIVARAEAFNMKTDVINGNDPEESYTRLKAAMDYVRKERKPFCLEASVSRLHGHSSSSGANRVYDQEDCIENYKAKLLDEKVLTKKEVDSIIDAAHQECKDALDQVRKEEKPSSDSVYMHTFKEE; translated from the coding sequence ATGATAGACAAAGCATTAAAAAAACAATTGTTTACCAATATGGTCAGAACGCGTGCCATGGAAGAGCGCTTGATCAAAATGGCTAAATCCTCAGATGGTTACTTCTGGATTGGTGGTCCGGGTGAAGAAGGCTTTAATGTTCCTTTAGGCACCTTGGTCAACAAAGGCTATGGCATTGATTATGACTATACCCATTTTCATTACCGCAGCTCTGGATGTATTATCGGTATGGGAGCTGAACCCATCAGCTTAATTCGTCAAATGGCAAGTGTCAAAACTGATCCTTACTCTGGGGGCCGTCACTTTGTGAACCACCCTGCCATCAAAAAATGGAATGTATGTCCAGTGAATGCACCCATTGAAACCCAATATTCATTTGCCATTGGTACAGCCAAAGCCCAAAGAAATAGTAAAAAAGGGATTACCATTGTAACAGGTGGTGATGCTGGGACGGCTGAAGGCGATTTTGCAACCTGCTTGGTTTGGGCAAGTCGTCCCGAAGAAGAGCTGCCCATGTTAATTGTGGTCACCAACAACCGCTTTGGGATTTCAACACCCTACAGCGAAGTCAATGGCACCAAATCTATTGTAGCAAGAGCAGAAGCGTTTAACATGAAAACTGACGTCATCAATGGCAATGACCCAGAAGAGTCTTATACAAGACTTAAAGCAGCCATGGACTATGTTCGTAAAGAGCGTAAGCCCTTCTGTCTTGAAGCATCTGTATCAAGACTACATGGTCATTCATCTTCATCTGGGGCCAATAGGGTTTATGATCAAGAAGATTGTATAGAAAACTACAAGGCCAAGCTTTTAGATGAAAAAGTATTAACCAAAAAAGAAGTGGATAGCATTATCGATGCTGCCCATCAAGAATGCAAAGACGCTTTGGATCAAGTGAGAAAAGAAGAAAAACCTTCTTCTGATTCAGTATACATGCACACCTTTAAGGAGGAGTAA
- the lpdA gene encoding dihydrolipoyl dehydrogenase, protein MSDKNTEVVVIGGGPGGYVAAIRLGQLGKKVCLIEKENVGGVCLNWGCIPSKALIGAGKLYEEMQQAHEIGLNVGTVTVDLNKTQEWKSGVVKKLTSGVASLAKNVGVEIIKAKASFTSPNELKLESSEGTSTLAFEQAIIAAGSSPIEIPGFALDGKAVVDSRDALDWTKVPKRMLVIGGGVIGLEMGMLYQKFGSHVSVVEMTDQLLPGTDKEIAKEIAKACKKKKMDIHLSSKALGYEQGKDGLQVSIEKNGKTEKVACDIILLAVGRKPDGSSLNLEAAGVSFDRKIPVNEKLQTNVDHIYAIGDIAGPPLLAHKASKEGVVAAEVIAGKNVIYDVRAMPGAIFTDPEVASVGMTEEEAKEKGIDYFTGKFPMAASGRALASRHTDGFVKVIAEKGSEKLLGVHMIGAHVSELIGEGTLAIEMGAVIEDIALTVHPHPTLSECLMEAAENALGHAIHTVNKKNNRKAS, encoded by the coding sequence GTGAGTGATAAAAATACAGAAGTAGTTGTTATTGGCGGTGGCCCTGGCGGTTATGTGGCTGCCATTCGTTTAGGACAACTGGGCAAAAAAGTTTGTTTAATTGAAAAAGAAAATGTTGGCGGTGTTTGTTTAAACTGGGGGTGCATCCCGTCTAAAGCTTTAATTGGTGCCGGCAAACTGTATGAAGAAATGCAGCAAGCACATGAAATTGGGCTTAATGTAGGTACAGTAACGGTTGATCTTAATAAAACCCAGGAATGGAAAAGCGGTGTCGTTAAAAAGCTAACCTCTGGTGTAGCAAGCCTTGCTAAAAATGTTGGGGTTGAAATCATCAAGGCCAAAGCCAGTTTCACCTCTCCCAATGAACTTAAACTAGAAAGCTCAGAAGGCACAAGCACTTTAGCTTTTGAACAAGCCATTATAGCTGCGGGCTCTAGCCCTATTGAAATACCTGGTTTTGCTTTAGATGGCAAAGCTGTGGTGGACTCACGTGATGCTTTAGATTGGACAAAAGTTCCTAAAAGGATGTTGGTGATAGGCGGTGGCGTTATTGGTCTTGAAATGGGCATGCTGTACCAAAAATTTGGCTCACATGTCAGTGTGGTTGAAATGACCGATCAGCTTTTGCCAGGCACCGATAAAGAAATTGCCAAAGAAATTGCCAAAGCCTGCAAAAAGAAAAAAATGGATATTCATTTAAGCTCTAAAGCCTTAGGCTATGAGCAAGGTAAAGACGGCTTACAGGTCAGCATTGAAAAAAATGGTAAAACTGAAAAAGTAGCCTGTGATATTATTCTATTGGCTGTGGGCAGAAAGCCAGACGGTAGCTCACTTAACCTGGAAGCTGCTGGTGTTAGCTTTGACAGAAAAATACCCGTCAATGAAAAACTGCAAACCAATGTAGATCACATCTATGCCATTGGTGATATTGCTGGCCCGCCTCTTTTAGCGCATAAAGCCTCTAAAGAAGGAGTTGTTGCTGCAGAAGTCATTGCCGGTAAAAATGTAATCTACGACGTTAGAGCCATGCCTGGCGCTATTTTTACAGACCCTGAAGTGGCTAGCGTAGGGATGACCGAAGAAGAAGCAAAAGAAAAAGGGATTGACTATTTTACAGGTAAATTCCCTATGGCTGCCTCTGGAAGAGCCTTAGCCTCTAGACATACCGATGGTTTTGTTAAAGTAATTGCAGAAAAAGGCAGTGAGAAGCTTTTGGGTGTACATATGATTGGTGCCCACGTTTCTGAACTGATTGGAGAAGGAACCTTGGCCATTGAAATGGGTGCGGTTATTGAAGATATCGCTTTAACGGTTCACCCTCATCCAACATTATCTGAATGCTTGATGGAAGCTGCTGAAAACGCTTTGGGTCATGCCATTCATACGGTTAATAAAAAAAACAATAGAAAAGCATCGTAG
- a CDS encoding 2-oxo acid dehydrogenase subunit E2 → MANHMFNLPDIGEGVNEGEIVQWLVAEGDAVKEDQPLVEIMTDKATVEIAAPVSGTVVKHAAPEGESIDVGSLLAEIATDGASAGSSSDSDSRPAEGHLKDKADGGDTIRQEAEQAAKDLKKDNGSNVISMPANSEKDGLVLASPATRKMAREQGIALASIPGTGEHGRVLKSDVEQFVANGGNTATAAATQTAPSFVPQTHDGPMEERIKLRGIRKAIAKNMQLSKNTAAHFTHVNELEADELVKVRGMLKQEAADKGVKLTYLPFIIKAICGALKEYPKLNSSLDEETQEIVIKHYYNIGVAVATKDDDLIVPVIKNADQKGLLQIAAEIVELADKARNNKLSPEELQGGTFTLTSMGNDGGLLATPVINYPQVGILGFYKIADRVVVRDGEMVIRKIANLSVSIDHRVVDGMMGANFMSSVIRNLENPSRLLL, encoded by the coding sequence ATGGCAAATCATATGTTTAACTTACCTGACATTGGCGAAGGTGTGAATGAAGGTGAAATTGTTCAATGGCTAGTAGCCGAAGGCGACGCAGTCAAAGAAGATCAACCTTTGGTTGAAATTATGACCGATAAAGCCACTGTTGAAATTGCTGCCCCTGTTTCGGGCACAGTGGTTAAACATGCTGCTCCTGAAGGTGAAAGCATTGATGTGGGTTCGTTATTGGCTGAGATTGCTACTGATGGTGCTTCTGCAGGTTCTAGTAGCGACTCTGATTCCAGACCAGCTGAGGGTCACTTAAAAGATAAAGCTGATGGAGGCGATACCATCAGACAAGAAGCTGAGCAAGCCGCAAAAGATCTTAAAAAAGATAATGGTTCCAATGTTATTTCTATGCCCGCAAACAGTGAAAAAGACGGTTTGGTTTTGGCCTCACCCGCTACAAGAAAAATGGCTCGAGAACAAGGTATTGCTCTAGCCTCTATTCCTGGTACTGGTGAGCATGGCCGAGTTTTAAAATCTGATGTTGAGCAATTTGTTGCCAATGGCGGTAACACCGCAACGGCTGCAGCCACTCAAACAGCACCAAGCTTTGTTCCTCAAACGCATGATGGCCCAATGGAAGAAAGAATTAAACTCAGAGGTATTCGTAAAGCCATTGCCAAAAACATGCAGCTTTCAAAAAATACGGCGGCTCACTTCACCCATGTTAATGAGCTTGAAGCCGATGAATTGGTTAAAGTTCGTGGCATGCTTAAACAAGAAGCAGCTGATAAAGGTGTGAAACTGACCTACTTACCATTTATCATTAAAGCTATTTGTGGTGCCTTAAAGGAGTACCCCAAACTTAATTCTAGTTTGGATGAAGAAACTCAGGAAATTGTCATCAAACATTATTACAATATTGGTGTTGCTGTTGCGACCAAAGATGACGACTTGATTGTGCCGGTAATCAAAAATGCTGATCAAAAAGGTTTGTTACAAATTGCTGCTGAAATTGTTGAGCTTGCAGACAAAGCTAGAAACAATAAGCTTTCTCCAGAAGAACTACAGGGCGGTACATTCACCTTAACCAGCATGGGTAACGATGGTGGCTTATTGGCCACACCAGTCATCAATTATCCACAAGTGGGGATTTTGGGCTTTTACAAAATTGCAGACCGAGTGGTTGTCCGTGATGGTGAAATGGTGATTCGAAAAATTGCTAATTTATCTGTATCCATTGATCACAGAGTGGTTGATGGAATGATGGGCGCTAACTTTATGAGCAGCGTAATCCGAAATTTAGAAAACCCTAGCAGACTGTTGCTATAA
- the lipA gene encoding lipoyl synthase — translation MATTSRFQRKPEWLKIKAPSGKSYQDIAKMLREKKLATVCQEALCPNINECWNGGTATIMLLGDTCTRGCRFCAVNSGNPKGVLDEMEPFNTAETIKTMNLNYIVLTTVDRDDLQDGGAAHIAKTIRYAKKNCPQTMIECLVGDFRGDHAGVKTVVNAKPEVFAHNIETVKRLTPTVRDRKAGYQQSLEVLSAAKTFSNDIYTKSSIMLGLGETLDELKQSFEDLRKHKVDFLTLGQYLQPSKKHLPVERFVHPDEFKELQELAMTYGFTYVASGPLVRSSYKAAEFFIESHIKQHKNLNKNPNPVDIKAEQYTSLPVIQQI, via the coding sequence ATGGCGACAACATCACGGTTTCAAAGAAAGCCGGAATGGTTAAAAATTAAGGCGCCCAGTGGCAAATCTTATCAAGACATTGCAAAAATGTTGCGTGAAAAGAAGTTGGCTACGGTCTGTCAAGAGGCTCTCTGTCCTAACATCAACGAATGCTGGAACGGTGGTACAGCCACTATTATGCTTTTGGGAGATACCTGTACCCGAGGCTGTCGATTTTGTGCGGTGAACAGCGGCAACCCAAAAGGGGTTTTAGATGAAATGGAGCCATTTAACACGGCTGAAACCATAAAAACCATGAATCTCAACTATATCGTGCTTACTACAGTTGATCGTGATGATTTACAAGATGGCGGAGCTGCGCATATCGCCAAAACTATTCGCTATGCCAAAAAAAACTGTCCCCAGACCATGATTGAATGTTTGGTGGGAGATTTCCGCGGTGATCACGCTGGGGTTAAAACGGTTGTCAATGCTAAACCAGAAGTCTTTGCCCATAATATTGAAACTGTAAAACGCCTAACCCCCACTGTCCGTGACCGTAAAGCTGGGTACCAACAGTCTTTAGAGGTCTTAAGTGCAGCTAAAACTTTTTCAAATGATATTTATACCAAGAGCTCTATCATGCTGGGCTTGGGTGAAACACTGGATGAGTTAAAACAATCTTTTGAAGATTTAAGAAAACATAAGGTTGATTTTTTAACCTTAGGGCAATACTTACAACCCAGTAAAAAACACTTGCCTGTTGAACGTTTTGTCCACCCAGATGAGTTCAAAGAACTCCAAGAATTGGCCATGACTTATGGTTTTACTTATGTCGCCTCAGGTCCGCTGGTAAGAAGCTCGTATAAAGCGGCTGAATTTTTTATAGAATCGCATATTAAACAACATAAAAACTTAAACAAAAACCCAAATCCTGTTGACATTAAAGCTGAGCAATATACATCTTTGCCGGTTATCCAACAGATTTAA
- the queF gene encoding preQ(1) synthase yields the protein MATAEGKVLQFKSPDTVDPSILETFPYAGPKQHVQYSTNEFTAVCPFSGLPDIGIVTIDYMPGEKCVELKSLKYYLLSYRDVGIYQEHVTAKLYEDISQTLQAQELTLTVVYQTRGGIDTTCSISSKDQ from the coding sequence ATGGCAACAGCAGAAGGTAAAGTTTTACAGTTTAAATCCCCAGACACCGTTGATCCAAGTATTTTAGAAACATTTCCCTATGCTGGCCCAAAACAGCACGTGCAATACAGTACCAATGAATTCACAGCGGTATGCCCTTTTTCTGGCTTACCGGACATAGGTATTGTGACCATTGACTATATGCCGGGTGAGAAATGTGTAGAGCTCAAGTCTCTTAAGTATTATTTGTTAAGCTACCGAGATGTAGGCATTTACCAAGAACATGTCACGGCCAAACTGTATGAGGACATCAGTCAAACTCTTCAAGCCCAGGAATTGACCTTAACTGTTGTTTACCAAACCCGCGGTGGAATTGATACTACTTGTAGCATAAGCTCTAAAGATCAATAG
- the queC gene encoding 7-cyano-7-deazaguanine synthase QueC, whose product MASDSALVLFSGGQDSTTCLLWAKQKFSHVEAICFHYGQKHSIELECAQMICQKHEVPLKMVDLSFLSSLSHNALTDESMEPTGEKGDNALPTTFVPGRNALFLTSALCYAAPKAINNLVIGACEVDYSGYPDCREDFIQSQQQTLSLALGQNIKIHTPLMQLDKAETFQLASNLGGLNDVIELSHTCYRGDRNIFHAWGYGCSNCDACHLRKNGFEKFKQMNKNS is encoded by the coding sequence ATGGCTTCTGATTCAGCCTTGGTTCTCTTTTCTGGTGGCCAAGATTCTACCACCTGCCTGTTATGGGCAAAACAAAAATTTAGTCACGTTGAGGCCATTTGTTTTCACTACGGACAAAAGCACAGTATTGAACTGGAATGTGCCCAAATGATTTGTCAGAAGCACGAGGTTCCTTTAAAAATGGTGGATCTTTCATTTTTATCCAGCTTGAGTCACAACGCTTTAACTGATGAAAGCATGGAGCCCACTGGTGAAAAGGGAGACAACGCATTGCCCACAACCTTTGTTCCTGGAAGAAACGCCCTCTTCTTGACCTCAGCATTATGTTACGCCGCTCCTAAAGCTATCAATAATTTGGTTATAGGTGCCTGTGAAGTCGACTACTCTGGCTACCCAGACTGTAGAGAGGACTTTATCCAATCCCAGCAACAAACCCTAAGCCTTGCTTTAGGCCAAAACATCAAAATCCACACCCCTTTAATGCAACTCGATAAAGCTGAGACCTTCCAACTGGCAAGCAACTTAGGTGGCCTCAATGATGTCATTGAATTATCGCATACTTGTTACAGAGGTGACCGCAATATATTTCATGCTTGGGGTTATGGCTGCAGTAATTGCGATGCCTGCCACTTAAGAAAAAATGGTTTTGAAAAATTTAAACAAATGAACAAGAATTCATAA
- a CDS encoding 6-carboxytetrahydropterin synthase, whose product MSHYDVRLELEFNLEVAHYMTNVPKDHFNGQMHGHSYLGLAIFQGPIDPETGMLLDYDHLKRNLSEYLTKYDHKVLNDLPGLQHPSSENLAKVLYEDLSTTYEHLKAIRIWRPTLGLNIQYPGDF is encoded by the coding sequence ATGAGTCATTATGATGTTCGTTTAGAACTTGAATTTAACTTGGAAGTAGCGCACTACATGACCAATGTGCCTAAAGACCATTTTAATGGCCAAATGCACGGTCACTCCTATTTAGGTTTGGCTATTTTTCAAGGACCCATTGACCCAGAAACTGGGATGCTTTTGGATTATGATCATCTTAAACGCAATTTAAGCGAGTATTTAACAAAATACGATCATAAGGTTCTCAATGATTTACCTGGTTTGCAACATCCCAGCAGTGAAAACCTGGCAAAAGTATTGTATGAAGACTTATCCACTACATATGAACATCTTAAAGCCATTCGCATATGGCGCCCCACTTTGGGCTTGAATATTCAATATCCAGGTGATTTCTAA
- a CDS encoding radical SAM protein: MNLRINEIFYSIQGESSYAGRPCTFIRLTGCPLRCSYCDTGYAFHKGSDMSIEDILKQVQDYGCNLVEVTGGEPLAQDNAVDLMQTLIDDGYEVMLETSGAFSVEKVPQKVKIIMDIKTPSSNEMEKNIYDNFKLLKHNIDEVKYVVKNKDDFDFCTKVSDEFELWDKFTVLASPNFKHLDNLQLAKWVLESKKPYRMQLQMHKYIWDPEEKGV, encoded by the coding sequence GTGAATTTACGGATCAATGAAATTTTTTATAGCATTCAAGGAGAGTCTTCATACGCTGGTAGACCGTGCACATTTATTCGTTTAACCGGATGTCCCCTGCGCTGTTCATACTGTGATACCGGATATGCCTTTCACAAAGGTTCAGATATGAGCATTGAGGATATTTTAAAACAGGTTCAAGATTACGGTTGTAACTTGGTTGAAGTCACGGGCGGTGAACCCTTGGCTCAAGATAATGCTGTTGATCTTATGCAGACCCTAATTGATGATGGTTATGAAGTCATGCTTGAAACCAGTGGCGCTTTCTCTGTTGAAAAAGTCCCGCAAAAAGTCAAAATCATCATGGACATCAAAACACCCAGTTCCAATGAGATGGAGAAAAACATCTATGACAACTTTAAACTTTTAAAGCATAACATTGATGAAGTTAAATATGTTGTTAAAAATAAAGACGATTTTGACTTTTGCACCAAAGTTTCTGATGAGTTTGAACTGTGGGATAAATTTACAGTTTTGGCCTCGCCTAACTTTAAACATCTGGATAACTTGCAGTTGGCCAAGTGGGTTTTAGAGTCAAAAAAACCGTATCGCATGCAATTACAAATGCACAAATACATTTGGGACCCTGAGGAAAAAGGAGTTTAA
- a CDS encoding class I SAM-dependent methyltransferase, which yields MHKPFSEACERNKAIIFDTLKPYLKKIEGHLLEVGTGTGQHAVYMAPQLEHITWHTSDVSGNHMGIKSWLKESKAKNIKAPIAFKVGVDKFPKKTFYQAVYSANTFHIMSWKQVKTLIKLLGHSLRKDALVFIYGPFKYKGQYTSDSNEHFDQSLKETDPQRGIRNFEDVHTAFEKSGFILVEDHIMPANNQLLVFKRLEHG from the coding sequence ATGCATAAACCTTTTTCAGAAGCCTGTGAACGCAATAAAGCCATTATTTTTGATACCCTTAAGCCTTATTTAAAAAAAATAGAAGGCCATCTTTTAGAAGTGGGAACAGGGACAGGTCAACATGCCGTTTATATGGCTCCACAATTAGAGCATATCACCTGGCACACCTCAGATGTTTCTGGAAATCATATGGGTATAAAAAGCTGGTTAAAGGAGTCCAAGGCTAAAAATATCAAAGCCCCCATCGCTTTTAAGGTGGGTGTGGATAAATTTCCCAAAAAAACCTTTTATCAAGCGGTCTATTCCGCCAACACCTTTCACATCATGTCTTGGAAACAAGTAAAAACACTGATCAAACTTTTAGGGCACTCTTTAAGGAAAGATGCACTGGTCTTTATTTATGGTCCGTTTAAATATAAGGGACAATATACCTCTGATAGCAACGAACATTTTGATCAAAGTTTAAAAGAAACTGATCCACAACGCGGTATACGTAACTTTGAAGATGTTCATACAGCTTTTGAAAAGTCTGGCTTTATTCTGGTTGAGGATCATATTATGCCTGCAAACAACCAGCTTTTGGTATTCAAACGCTTAGAGCATGGATAA
- a CDS encoding acyl-CoA thioesterase, with amino-acid sequence MTNSNLIFEYPSTIQEAHLDSFGHLNNAVYLQLFEFARWEFISQRGFGLEKIKETKTGPVILAINIKYHKELKARDKVMIKSQMQSFKPKIGELRQWIENEKGEVCCDAVLTMGFWDTQKRKLIHATDEWKEAIGIQ; translated from the coding sequence ATGACAAATAGCAATCTTATTTTTGAGTACCCAAGCACCATACAAGAAGCACACTTGGATAGTTTTGGTCATTTAAACAATGCAGTTTATTTGCAGTTATTTGAGTTTGCCCGTTGGGAGTTTATCAGCCAGAGAGGCTTTGGACTTGAAAAAATAAAAGAAACCAAAACCGGTCCCGTTATCCTAGCCATTAACATAAAGTATCATAAAGAGCTCAAAGCCAGAGATAAAGTAATGATCAAATCACAAATGCAAAGTTTCAAACCTAAAATAGGTGAATTGAGACAATGGATAGAAAACGAAAAGGGTGAAGTGTGTTGCGATGCCGTTTTAACCATGGGCTTTTGGGATACGCAAAAACGCAAGCTAATCCATGCAACAGATGAGTGGAAAGAAGCCATTGGTATACAATAA
- a CDS encoding nucleotidyltransferase has translation MKSDLLNLLKILAQSDLEFVLVGGFAGVIHGSSEVTRDIDICMNMDEISIQELRSILSEYDPRHRMHPKKLSFLKYPEDLDSLKNIYLTTQLGVLDVLGEIKGLGLLSDIQPFAQYVNISQKDKVRVLSKKQLIKAKKVMGRPKDLRVAEELESIS, from the coding sequence ATGAAAAGTGATTTACTAAATTTACTTAAAATCTTAGCTCAAAGTGATCTTGAATTCGTTTTGGTAGGTGGCTTTGCGGGAGTTATTCATGGCTCGTCTGAAGTTACACGTGATATTGATATTTGTATGAACATGGATGAAATATCGATTCAAGAACTGAGGAGTATCTTATCTGAATATGATCCGAGACATCGTATGCATCCAAAAAAATTGAGCTTTTTAAAATACCCAGAGGATCTCGATTCCTTAAAAAATATTTATTTAACAACGCAACTTGGCGTACTGGATGTGCTTGGTGAAATCAAAGGTTTGGGATTGTTGAGTGATATTCAACCTTTCGCACAATACGTTAATATTAGTCAAAAAGACAAGGTAAGGGTTTTGTCCAAAAAACAACTCATTAAGGCTAAAAAAGTCATGGGTAGACCCAAAGACTTGCGAGTTGCTGAAGAGCTAGAAAGTATTAGCTAA